Within the Medicago truncatula cultivar Jemalong A17 chromosome 4, MtrunA17r5.0-ANR, whole genome shotgun sequence genome, the region gttgttattttgatttttgaagacTGTTATGCCTGATTATTCTGAGCACTAAACTAATCTCTACTGCTAGTTTCTATGTGTGAAATTCATTATCAAAAAACCACCTCAAAACATAAGTTCGATATTGTGGACTCATTAAACAATGCCCAGTTTAATGACCTGCAATGGATACATGACTTCTACAATTGGTAGCACGAGCAATGACGtttcaacaattttctttaataGGAAAAAAGGCTGAAACCATTGAATGCAACATTTCTTAGTATGTACAATCATGAACATAGACAGTGAAGATGCCTAATCAGTTTGTTCATATCAGGTTCAAATTCATGAAAACAATAAACAGGATAGAACTATGATTTGtatattattttaacaaagGGTATGTATCTGATTCTTTAGGTCAAACCCATTCACCAATGACCACTGCATTACTTTATACAGACATGTACAGTTTGAGACAAATTGCATCCAAGACAACAATCGCAATAAGGTTTATCAACAATATCCTCTGTACCTCAGCTGCACTTCATTTTTCTGGACAGTGAGTTTGAGtttattcaaaatttacaaGTAACACACCAATGATATTCAAGAATGAAGTTCTTTTAATTTCAGAGTCTGTTGTATCAAATTATCACTTCATAAATTATAACCCTCCATCTCCAATCATCTCAGACTCAGAGCACACATTGTACTTATTCCTCCCACATGAGATAAATATAATACAGCAAATCGTgacatttcaacaaaatcaacattttctaGCACAGAAGTATTTCATGAACTAACCTAACCATCAATCACAGACATAATTTTCATAAAGATTCAAAATTCCTAATCATGCAAAGTCGAGAATACTCAATCAAACACAGATAGAATAATAATAACTTCAGTTAAGTTAGTGAATTGTTAAACAAAACGGATACCTTAGACAAGAATGGTTCAAGAACAGTAACAACATTGACAAGTTCAGGATCCAACCCAATTTCCTCCTCTGCCTCTCTTTTTGCAGTGTCTGCGTCATCCTTATCCCCTTCCTCCGCTTTCCCACCAGGCAATGACACTTCACCtacaaataaaatacacacaccACCACAACCCTCAATTCATTCCCTCTAAATTCAAATAACCAAAATCACAACCACTAAAGTAACAAAAATTTCAGCCCCCAAACCATTAGCCCAATAGTATAGGTTGGGACCCATAAAAAGTTCTATGTAACTACGAAGCACATACACTTCTCATATTAGGCATGTCCCTGTGTCAGACACACGTTATCTATCTTCTAACAAATTAACCGCtaacatttgtctaaaaaaaaacaatttttacgatataaaaatataaactattGAATTTGAAACATATTATACAAAATTATGCTACATTTGAAAAAAACTATACCTGAGTGAGTAGAAAGCTTGGAAGAGCGTTTGGTGAGAATAACCCTTAGATCCCCATCATCGCCttcaaataaacaaatcaaaacagcagCTTTTTTAGGACTAAATTTTTCTGGATTTTGAATCATGGTAGCAGATTCAGGAAAACCCAATTGAGAAACAACTTTGCCACCACTCTCTTCTTCAATGCTCTGTTCCAAAACATCTTCAGGAAAAGGTGGTGGTGGCTTGTAGAGACGAAGATGTTGTGCCAACGCAAGAAGTCTCTGAGATCCACTAGTGGTAACGTTGGAAGAAGAATCCATGACTTTGGTGACAGATACTGTTCTTGGTAGTAACGATGTTGTTATTGTTCTTAGAATTGAATTCATGTGTGTGATTATGTTTGAAATTAATATAACGCATTAAAACCCACCTACCCTATAGTAtcaaattgttattgttttgcTAAACTAGTAGTTTAATGTTTGAAGGTCTGATCCTTGTCGGAATGAAATCTTTGTCATATATTACATggaaatttgatatatttgacGTGAATCCACAATTTTCCACTTCTCAACAAGTACATAGGCATTTATAATTGAGAACTTCTAGGGTACATTTATAAATTAAGGTGTATCGATACTTCTGTTTCTAAATTTATACATTaacaatcaattttatgaaataaatagttatttgtcaGCATTTATATAtcagaaaatatcatttcatgataaaaacacatcattcattgtttataagaatcataataagtttttttacatattatcgtataaaataatcaaagttctctATTAACACTTTAAACGATAaccaataatatttatttaatatttatttcgtTGATGCTTTTGGTGAATAtgattttaatcatatttgttgATGAAGCATCCTTTTGGTGAgcgataaaaattcaaaaatatcaattttaattcgtTGATGCTTTTGGTGAATACGATTTTAATCATTGTAATTATAATtgataaacaaataatatttttctttaaaaaataactcatttaactataaatttaagGGTTTAGTATACCGGTTATATTCAAATATATTGGTGTACGGTagaatttacatttttaattaagcaTGCACTGATTATAGTAAAAATGAAGCTACGATCGGTAGCTTTACCTTAAAGACATGTTTTATTAATTTGGAAGTGgaaataaacatttatttaatGGGTAAATTTTGCCACTAATCTCTttggaacattttttttttttttaataatttggcTTTATTTGTATACACTATTGTCTTTGTTACACAATAAATATACTCCATCTgtatcaaaatataagtaaaattgactttttaggttcattcaattaatgatgtatatggatgaaccatatacatcattaattgaatgaacctaaaaagtcaattttgtttatatttaaaaacggagggagtatatatttttCGACAAACTAAAATGgatatattatcataaaaaaaaacgttttgaATAGTATAAAAAGTGTCAAAACAGAAcccaaaaaagttttttttggtggtgtctggggttcaaaccccgaactttacatatattatgcattgtccttaccaactgagttaaactcactggaataaaaaattacatggcAAGACCTTAGACAAACTATGAGCTTAATTATATCCAACAATTGTGGTAATGATTCTTCCTTATCATTAAAAAATCGATTATTAATTTCTCTCCAAATCGTCCAAGGACAAGGAAACCATATTAAATGTTGAAAAGATATTTGTTACTGCCGTTAGTCTGTTTCTATATGTTAGGAATTATGTTATTGCTGTCTTTATTTGTCCTAGTCTTTAGGAAGTAGTTTCACATTTCATTCAGTCGTGTGAGTATTGTTTTAGTGGGCCATTTTATAGCTTTTCAGTTTCTAGTTGTTTTGACTATTTAATAGTCTATATTTTATCAATAAAGCAGCAGTTTTGAGTTTCATATTCCATATCTCTACAAACTGGTATCAGAGCCCCCACTGGGCCTGATAAAAATAACTAAGCCGTAGCTTAgctaagaaaaagagagaaacacaaaaatGAGTGACACAAAGCTTTCAGCAAAAATTCCTCATTTTGATGGTCTTCACTATGATCATTGGAGTGAGTTGATGGAGAATCTTCTTCGTGCCAAAGGTCTCTGGTCCATGATTGAAATTGGTTACCAGAAACCTATTGAAACGACCGTGCTTACTGAAGAACAATTGGAGTTGCTACAGAATTCCAAAACCAATGATCACAAGGTTAAGCATTATCTTTTCAGAGCAATTGATAGGTCAGTCTTCGAACAGATCTTGGATAGGCGAACGTCCAAGATTGTTTGGGATTTCCTGAAAAGAAAGTATGGAGGGAATGACCGTGTGAAGAAGTCAATGTTAAACTCTTTGAGAAGAGAGTTTGAGGTGCTAGAAATGAAGGATGCAGAAACCATCACTGAATATTTTGCCAGAGTAATGACTGTGGCTAACAAAATGAGAAGCAACGGAGAGGTTATGTCAGGCTCAACAGTGGTGCAGAAAATTCTCCGTACGTTGACAGAGAAATTCACCTACGTAGTGGTTTCAATTGAGGAGTCAAAAGACACTGAAGAAATGACTGTTGACGAGCTTCAAAGCTCTCTGGTAGTTCATGAACAAAAGTTTAAAAGGGTTAACCGTGAAGGTGAGCAAGCTCTGAAGGTGGAAAGCAGTAGAGGGAGAGGAAGAGGAACATACCGTGGAAGAGGGCGCGGAAGAGGGAGACAATCTTTCACAAGGGACACCGTGGAGTGCTTTAAGTGTCATAATTTGGGGCATTTTCAATATGAATGTCCCAAATGgaacaaagaaacaaattatGCGGAATTGGATAATGAAGAAGAACTCCTTTTAATGGCTCTTGTAGAAGAAAATGACGCAAAAAGGAATGATGCATGGTTCTTGGATTCAGGATGCTCTAATCATATGTGTGGAAACAAAGGTATGTTCTTAAACATGGTGGAAGGACATAAGCACTTTGTTAAATGTGGAAACAACTCCCGTATGTCGGTAGCTGGAAAAGGTAGTGTTCGACTAGTGTTTAATGGCACTACTTTTCTCGTTCAAGATGTATATTATGTCCCAGAGCTTCGAAATAATTTATTAAGTGTGGGCCAGTTGCAAGAAAAGGATCTCAccattctcataaaaaatgggATATGCAAAATTTATCATCCGAACAAAGGATTGATTGCAGAAACCAGTATGAGCGCTAATCGTATGTTTATTCTCTTCAATAAAACCTCCAGCATCACTACTTCAGTTGAAGAATGTCTTCACACTTCCTCTGAACTCACCTATCTTTGGCATCAAAGGTATGGTCATTTGAACCACAAGGGCTTAAAGACGCTACAGACAAAGAAAATGGTGCGTGGCTTGCCTCAACTGGAAGTTTCAAGTGTCACTTGTGCTCATTGTTTCATCGGCAAACAACACCGCAATCCAATACCTAAGAAGAGTGAATGGCGTGCCAGCAAAGTCTTGGAGCTCATACATGCAGACATTTGCGGACCAATAGAACCAGTCTCAAGTAGCGGAAAAAGGTATCTCTTATGCTTCATTGATGACTATAGTCGAAAGGGTTGGGTCTATTTTCTTCTTGAAAAATCGGAAGCATTGGAATGTTTCAAAACTTTCAAAAAGCTGGTGGAAAAGGAAGCAGAAGAATCAGTCAAGTGTTTGCGAACGGACAGAGGAGGAGAGTTTAACTCTATCAATTTCAACTTGTTTTGTGAAAAGGAAGGAATTAAAAGGCAACTTACCACATCATATACACCACACCAAAATGGAGTAGCAGAACGTAAAAA harbors:
- the LOC25493041 gene encoding nudix hydrolase 15, mitochondrial, producing the protein MNSILRTITTSLLPRTVSVTKVMDSSSNVTTSGSQRLLALAQHLRLYKPPPPFPEDVLEQSIEEESGGKVVSQLGFPESATMIQNPEKFSPKKAAVLICLFEGDDGDLRVILTKRSSKLSTHSGEVSLPGGKAEEGDKDDADTAKREAEEEIGLDPELVNVVTVLEPFLSKHLLRVVPVIGILHDKKAFKPVLNPAEVESVFDAPLEMFLKDENRSQEEREWMGEKYLIHFFDYIDIEQKNYLIWGLTAGILIRAASIVYKRPPAFVEQNPKFKVPQVVSKDSSMT